Proteins co-encoded in one Nitrospiraceae bacterium genomic window:
- a CDS encoding SAM-dependent methyltransferase: MNAVKQKIIDKIRKDGPVTFKTFMKMVLFEPGFGYYTSEEARIGRYGDFYTSSHLHPIFGAMLGKQIEEMWMLMEKPDDFNIIEIGSGVGYLCKDILEYFSGVKIRGQKPRNIYKNIKYIIIEINPAMKEEQKKLLSEFDDKVIWKSSIKELSEIKGCILSNELLDSFPVHLIEMENGIKEIFIKSDGENLAELKQKPSTIEIINYLREFSTKLENGYRTETNLEIKKWLKEISEILKEGFILTIDYGYPSWDYYSEERNRGTLLCYYKHQISEDPYQNIGEQDITAHVNFSSVKKWAEELGIKTIGFCQQGAFLLGLGIDKSISNIYKTSSDYFAEIDKIKNLILPGTIGETHKVMIQYKGHRKPELKGFSIKNQLNNL; this comes from the coding sequence ATGAATGCGGTTAAACAAAAAATTATAGATAAAATAAGAAAAGACGGCCCTGTTACTTTTAAGACTTTCATGAAAATGGTCTTATTCGAGCCTGGGTTTGGATACTACACATCAGAAGAAGCAAGGATTGGAAGATACGGTGATTTTTACACAAGCTCTCATCTTCACCCTATATTTGGTGCAATGCTCGGCAAACAGATTGAAGAAATGTGGATGCTTATGGAAAAACCAGATGATTTCAATATTATTGAAATTGGCTCTGGAGTTGGTTATTTATGCAAAGACATTCTTGAATATTTTTCAGGAGTAAAAATCAGAGGACAGAAACCACGTAATATCTACAAAAACATTAAATACATAATTATTGAAATAAATCCAGCAATGAAGGAAGAACAAAAAAAACTTCTTTCTGAATTTGATGATAAGGTTATCTGGAAATCTTCCATCAAAGAGCTTAGCGAGATAAAAGGATGTATCTTGTCGAACGAGCTTCTTGACTCATTTCCAGTTCACTTAATAGAGATGGAAAATGGAATCAAAGAAATATTTATTAAATCAGATGGCGAAAATCTTGCCGAGCTGAAGCAAAAACCAAGCACAATTGAAATAATAAATTACCTGAGAGAATTCTCAACTAAACTTGAAAATGGCTATAGAACAGAAACAAACCTTGAAATCAAAAAATGGCTGAAAGAAATAAGTGAGATTTTAAAAGAAGGCTTTATTTTAACAATAGACTATGGCTATCCTTCATGGGATTACTATAGTGAAGAAAGAAACAGAGGCACCCTTCTATGCTATTACAAACACCAAATCAGCGAAGATCCATATCAAAACATTGGAGAGCAGGATATTACTGCTCATGTGAATTTTTCATCAGTAAAGAAATGGGCGGAGGAGTTAGGCATAAAAACAATTGGATTTTGCCAGCAAGGAGCATTTCTTTTAGGGCTTGGCATTGACAAATCAATTTCGAACATATATAAAACATCATCTGACTATTTTGCTGAAATAGATAAGATTAAAAATCTGATTCTTCCTGGA